Proteins co-encoded in one Quercus robur chromosome 8, dhQueRobu3.1, whole genome shotgun sequence genomic window:
- the LOC126696505 gene encoding pectinesterase inhibitor-like — translation MKQTVPSFSASCLFISLLLAITLSCISPAQSIGQDVLNDICSKSKDSSFCLKSLNSDPQTATTDLLGLAGISIKLAKTTVDATYNFVKSQVGLVTDPTLKKQYTQCVESYDDANDKVDYANERLKAGDYGGVGVATSACLDDVSDCENPPPVAVNVAAASTLSLSEQNKESYELCQIALIISNRLSGKN, via the coding sequence ATGAAACAAACAGTTCCTTCTTTTTCTGCCTCTTGCTTGTTCATTTCTCTTCTACTAGCAATAACCCTATCATGCATTAGCCCTGCACAATCAATAGGTCAAGATGTGCTTAATGATATTTGCTCCAAGAGTAAAGACTCATCTTTCTGCTTAAAATCCTTAAATTCCGATCCCCAGACGGCCACAACCGACCTCCTTGGCCTCGCCGGAATATCAATCAAGTTGGCCAAAACCACTGTCGATGCAACTTACAACTTTGTCAAGTCACAAGTTGGTCTTGTAACTGACCCTACACTCAAAAAACAGTACACACAATGTGTAGAGTCCTATGATGATGCCAATGATAAAGTTGACTATGCAAATGAAAGATTGAAAGCTGGTGACTATGGTGGAGTAGGCGTAGCAACATCAGCTTGCCTTGATGATGTTTCTGATTGCGAAAACCCACCACCAGTTGCAGTAAACGTAGCAGCAGcatcaactctctctctctcagaacAAAATAAGGAGTCTTATGAACTTTGTCAAATAGCATTGATCATCTCGAATCGCCTTTCGGGGAAAAATTAG
- the LOC126697122 gene encoding 3-phosphoshikimate 1-carboxyvinyltransferase 2: MAQVSKICSGAQNTQIFHSNPKTQKPKSLSSLSFRSQFLGSSKSLTLNHKHVGVVGSDKVGTFRVYASVATAEKPSTVPEIVLQPIKDISGTITLPGSKSLSNRILLLAALSEGTTVVDNLLDSEDIHYMLGALKTLGLHVEEDKAIKRAIVEGCGGLFPVGKESRDEVQLFLGNAGTAMRPLTAAVTAAGGNSSYILDGVPRMRERPIGDLVDGLKQLGADADCFLGTKCPPVCVFGKGGLPGGKVKLSGSISSQYLTALVMAAPLALGDVEIEIIDKLISVPYVEMTLKLMERFGISVEHNDSWDRFLIRGGQKYKSPGNAYVEGDASSASYFLAGAAVTGGTVTVEGCGTSSLQGDVKFAEVLEKMGAKVTWTETSVTVTGPPRDSSKRKHLRAVDVNMNKMPDVAMTLAVVALFADGPTAIRDVASWRVKETERMIAICTELRKLGATVEEGPDYCLITPPENLNVTAIDTYDDHRMAMAFSLAACGDVPVTIKDPGCTRKTFPDYFEVLQRFTKH, from the exons atggcTCAAGTGAGCAAAATCTGTAGTGGTGCTCAAAACACCCAAATCTTTCACAGcaatcccaaaacccaaaaacccaaatctctgAGTTCACTCTCTTTTAGGTCACAGTTTTTGGGCTCATCAAAGTCTTTGACTTTGAATCACAAGCATGTGGGCGTGGTGGGTAGCGATAAAGTCGGTACATTTAGGGTTTATGCTTCAGTTGCCACAGCTGAGAAGCCATCAACGGTACCGGAGATCGTGTTGCAACCCATCAAAGATATCTCCGGCACTATCACGTTGCCGGGGTCCAAGTCACTGTCTAATCGGATTCTGCTTCTGGCTGCTCTATCTGAG GGAACAACTGTTGTAGACAACTTGTTGGATAGTGAAGATATTCATTACATGCTTGGTGCATTGAAAACCCTAGGACTACATGTGGAAGAAGACAAGGCAATAAAAAGAGCAATTGTGGAAGGCTGTGGTGGTCTCTTTCCAGTGGGTAAAGAATCAAGGGATGAAGTTCAACTTTTCCTTGGAAATGCCGGAACAGCAATGCGGCCATTGACAGCTGCAGTTACCGCTGCTGGTGGAAATTCAAG CTACATACTTGATGGGGTGCCCCGAATGAGAGAGAGACCAATTGGGGATTTAGTTGATGGTCTTAAGCAGCTTGGTGCAGATGCCGACTGTTTTCTTGGCACAAAATGTCCTCCTGTGTGTGTATTTGGAAAGGGGGGTCTTCCTGGGGGTAAG GTGAAGCTCTCTGGGTCAATTAGTAGTCAATACTTGACTGCTTTGGTCATGGCTGCTCCTCTGGCTCTTGGAGatgttgaaattgaaatcaTTGACAAATTGATTTCCGTTCCTTACGTCGAGATGACTTTGAAGCTGATGGAACGCTTTGGGATCTCTGTAGAACACAATGATAGCTGGGATCGGTTCTTGATCCGTGGAGGTCAAAAGTACAA GTCTCCTGGAAATGCTTATGTTGAAGGTGATGCTTCAAGTGCTAGTTACTTCTTAGCTGGTGCAGCAGTCACCGGTGGGACAGTTACCGTTGAAGGCTGTGGGACAAGCAGTTTGCAG gGAGACGTAAAATTTGCAGAAGTTCTTGAGAAGATGGGTGCTAAAGTTACCTGGACAGAGACTAGTGTCACAGTCACTGGACCACCTCGAGATTCTTCCAAAAGAAAACACTTGCGAGCTGTTGATGTCAACATGAACAAAATGCCAGATGTTGCGATGACTCTTGCTGTAGTTGCCCTTTTTGCTGATGGACCAACTGCTATAAGAGACG TGGCAAGTTGGAGGGTGAAAGAGACAGAACGGATGATTGCCATTTGCACAGAACTCAGGAAG CTTGGAGCAACAGTTGAAGAAGGGCCGGATTATTGTTTGATCACTCCACCGGAAAATCTCAATGTGACAGCTATCGACACATACGATGATCACAGAATGGCCATGGCATTCTCACTTGCTGCCTGTGGAGATGTTCCTGTCACCATCAAGGACCCTGGTTGCACCCGGAAAACATTCCCGGACTACTTTGAAGTCCTCCAGAGGTTTACAAAGCATTGA
- the LOC126697118 gene encoding UDP-glucuronate 4-epimerase 3, translating to MSQQKPMSHMDDNDIPSTPGKFKSSYIHRLRYNFSLTKVILWALVFFGLIFLSVFFRSPSSSKSDDPTRRALGTNNWGGPTWEKRVRTSARVRSGKGGMSVLVTGAAGFVGTHVSAALKRRGDGVVGIDNFNDYYDPTLKRSRQALLERSGVFIVEGDINDMTLLKKLFELVTFTHVLHLAAQAGVRYAMENPLSYVHSNLAGFVSLLEVCKSVNPQPAIVWASSSSVYGLNTKVPFSEKDRTDQPASLYAATKKAGEEIAHTYNHIYGLSLTGLRFFTVYGPWGRPDMAYFFFTKAILKGKAISIFEGPNHGTVARDFTYIDDIVKGCLGSLDTAEKSTGSGGKKKGPAQLRVFNLGNTSPVPVTDLVGILEKLLKVKAKKNVMQLPRNGDVPYTHANISYAQREFGYKPTTDLETGLKKFVKWYLNYYSAGKKSSG from the coding sequence ATGTCACAGCAGAAACCAATGTCCCACATGGATGACAATGACATTCCTTCAACACCAGGAAAGTTCAAATCTTCATACATTCACAGACTCCGCTACAACTTCTCGCTCACAAAGGTCATACTTTGGGCCTTAGTTTTCTTCGGCTTAATCTTCCTCTCCGTCTTTTTCCGATCTCCGTCTTCGTCCAAATCAGATGACCCAACTCGCCGAGCTCTCGGAACTAACAATTGGGGCGGACCCACTTGGGAAAAAAGGGTCCGGACCTCCGCCCGGGTCCGTTCCGGCAAAGGTGGCATGTCCGTGCTCGTTACCGGAGCTGCCGGGTTCGTCGGAACCCATGTCTCCGCTGCGCTGAAGCGGCGCGGGGACGGCGTGGTGGGCATCGACAATTTCAATGACTACTATGACCCAACGTTGAAGCGATCAAGGCAAGCGCTTTTGGAGCGTTCGGGAGTTTTCATTGTAGAAGGAGATATCAATGACATGACGCTTTTGAAGAAGCTTTTTGAGCTCGTGACTTTTACCCATGTGTTGCATTTGGCAGCTCAAGCTGGAGTGAGGTATGCTATGGAAAATCCTCTATCTTATGTACATAGTAATCTTGCTGGTTTTGTTAGCTTGTTAGAAGTTTGTAAATCTGTGAATCCACAACCTGCAATTGTGTGGGCTTCGTCTAGTTCGGTTTATGGACTTAATACTAAGGTGCCCTTTTCGGAAAAAGATCGAACAGACCAGCCTGCTAGTTTGTATGCTGCTACTAAGAAAGCTGGTGAAGAAATTGCACATACTTATAATCATATTTATGGTCTTTCGCTAACTGGGTTGAGGTTTTTCACGGTTTATGGTCCATGGGGGCGGCCTGATATGGcttatttctttttcacaaAGGCTATATTGAAAGGGAAGGCGATTTCGATCTTTGAAGGGCCTAATCATGGCACGGTTGCTAGGGATTTTACCTACATTGATGATATTGTGAAGGGGTGCTTGGGGTCATTGGATACCGCGGAGAAGAGTACTGGGAGTGGTGGGAAGAAGAAGGGGCCAGCCCAATTGCGAGTTTTCAATCTGGGGAATACGTCACCTGTCCCGGTTACAGATCTTGTGGGTATTTTGGAGAAGCTTTTGAAGGTGAAGGCCAAGAAGAATGTAATGCAGTTGCCACGAAATGGGGATGTTCCGTATACCCACGCGAATATCAGCTATGCTCAGAGGGAGTTTGGGTATAAGCCCACCACAGATCTGGAGACAGGTTTAAAGAAGTTTGTTAAGTGGTACCTCAATTACTATTCTGCTGGGAAGAAGTCTTCTGGGTAA